Part of the Streptomyces sp. WMMC500 genome is shown below.
TGACGTCGTGCCCGGCGGCCGCGGCGCGGGCGGCGGCGACGGCGGAGTCCACGCCGCCGGACATGGCGGCGAGGACCTTCAGACGGGCGGGGCGGGCCGGGTGTGTCGCTCGTGGTGTCATAGCCACTCCAGGGTAACGAGGCGCGGCGCGGAACCGTCCGGCGGCCGGAGGCGTTGGCCGATCGAGACCGGACGACAAGGAATGACCGCATGCCGACGACCGACGGCGACGCCCCGGAGCACGGGGCGGGCGAGCCGCGCGCGGACGCGGGGCGGCCCGCGCCCGGCGCCGCCGGGGGCGACGCGGGGGACGGGCTGCCGCGCCGCTCCAGCCGCCGCGCCGTGCTCGCCGCCCTCGGCGTGGGCGCGGTCGGGGCCGGCCTGGGCTGGGCCGGGTACGAGCATCTCAAGCGCCTGTGGTGGCAGGTGCCCGGCATCGACAAGCCGCGCAGACCGGGTGAACTCGACTACGCCGCCGCGAACTGGGCCGGCGCCTCGGAGGCGAACTGGCGCCGGGCCGACCGCCCCGCCGACTACGGCATCGACCGCGTCGTCATCCACGTCACCGAGGGCAGCTACGCGGTGGCGCTCCAGGTCTTCCGCGACCCCGGCCACGGCGCCGCCACCCACTACGTCGTCCGGGCCGGGGACGGGCACGTCGCGCAGACCGTGCGCGAGCTGGACGTCGCGTTCCACGCGGGCAACCGGGAGTGGAACGAGCGCAGCATCGGCATCGAGCACGAGGGCTTCGTGGACCGCCCGGAGACGCTGACCGACGTCATGTACCGCTCGTCGGCGAAGCTGACCGCGGACATCTGCCGGCGCTACGACATCCCCGTGGACCGCGAGCACATCGTCGGCCACAACGAGGTCCCGGAGGCCACGCACACCGACCCGGGGCCGCACTGGGACTGGCGGCGGTACATGCGCCTGGTACGCGAGGAACACGAGGCACACACAGCCGCGGGCCGCAGGGCGAGCGCGCGGCCGGCACGCGACTCCTGACCGGGGGCGCGCGGCGACCCGCCGCGGTCCCACCGCGACCCCGCGCGGCCCTCCGGAGGGCCGGCGCGCGCCGGCCCGCTCAGGTCAGACCCGCCGCCCGCGCCCGCTCCACCGCGGGCCCGATCGCGGCCGCCAGCGCCGCCACGTCCGCCTCCGTCGACGTGTGCCCCAGCGAGAACCGCAGCGTCCCCCGCGCCAGGTCGGGGTCCGCCCCCGCGGCGAGCAGCACGTGGCTGGGCTGGGCGACGCCCGCGGTGCAGGCGGAGCCGGTCGAGCACGCGATGCCCTGGGCGTCGAGGAGCAGCAGCAGGGAGTCGCCCTCGCAGCCGGGGAAGGAGAAGTGCGCGTTGGCGGGCAGCCGCCCGGCCGGGTCCGGGTCGCCGTTGAGCACCGCGGCGGGCACCGCGGCCCGTACCGCGGCCACCAGGCGGTCGCGCAGCGCGCCCACCCCGGCGGCGAACTCCGCGCGCCGCTCCGCGGCCAGCTCCGCCGCCACCGCGAACGCGGCGATCGCCGGCACGTCCAGCGTGCCGGAGCGCACCTCGCGCTCCTGCCCGCCGCCGTGCAGCAGCGGCTCGGGCGCGTACTGCCGGCCGAGCAGCAGGGCCCCGATGCCGTACGGGCCGCCGATCTTGTGTCCGGTGAGCGTGAGCGCGGCCAGCCCCGAGGCGTCGAAGCCGACCTCCACCTGGCCCGCCGCCTGCACGGCGTCGGCGTGCATCGGCACGCCGTACTCCCGCGCGACGGCGGCCAGTTCGGCGACGGGCAGGACCGTGCCGATCTCGTTGTTGGCCCACATCGCCGTCACCAGCGCCACGTCGTCCGCGCCCCCGGCGGGGCCGCGCTCCAGCGCGGCGCGCAGCGCGTCGGGGTGCACCCGGCCGTGGGCGTCGACCGGCAGCCAGTCGACGGTGGCGCCCTCGTGCTTCTGCAGCCAGTGCACGGCGTCGAGCACCGCGTGGTGCTCGACGGGGCTGGCGAGCACCCGGGTACGGGCCGGGTCCTCGGCCCGCCGCGACCAGTACAGGCCCTTGACGGCGAGGTTGTCCGCCTCGGTGCCGCCGGAGGTGAAGACCACCTCGCTGGGCCGGGCGCCGAAGGCGGCGGCCAGCCGCTCCCGGGACTCCTCCACCGCCCGCCGGGCCCTCCGGCCCGCGGCGTGCAGCGACGAGGCGTTGCCGGTGGCGGCGAGGCGGTCGGTCATGGCCCGCACCGCCTCGGGGAGCATCGGCGTGGTGGCGGCGTGGTCGAGGTAGACGGCCTGGTCCATGATGGTCCCGATTCTACGGCGCCCGCCCGCCCGCCGGGCGCCGCCTTCCGGCCGTACGGACCCGCCCCGGGCCCGCACGGCGGCGGCGCGGCGCCGGCGGCCGGACTACTTCGTGTCGTCGGGTGCCTGGTCGGGCGCGTTCTCCGGGTGCCAGCAGGCGGTGCGCCGGCCGGGCTTCAGCTCCAGCAGCGGCGGCTCCTTGGTCTTGCAGACCTGGGTGGCCTTCCAGCAGCGGGTGTGGAAGCGGCAGCCGGACGGCGGCGCGATCGGCGAGGGCACGTCGCCCTTGAGCAGGATCCGCTCGCGCTGCTGCCGGCGCTTGGTGTCCGGCACCGGCACCGCGGACATCAGCGCCTTGGTGTACGGGTGCAGCGGCTCCTGGTACAGGCTGGTGCGGTCGGCGAGTTCGACGATCTTGCCCAGGTACATGACCGCGATCCGGTCCGAGACGTGCCGGACGACGGACAGGTCGTGGGCGATGATCACGTACGTGAGCCCGAACTCCTGCTGGAGGTCGTCCAGGAGGTTGACCACCTGTGCCTGGATGGACACGTCCAGTGCGGAGACGGGCTCGTCGGCCACGATCAGCTTCGGCTGCAGGGCCAGCGCGCGGGCGATGCCGATGCGCTGCCGCTGGCCGCCGGAGAACTCGTGCGGGTAGCGGTTGTAGTGCTCGGGGTTCAGGCCGACCCGCTCCAGGATCCCCTGGACCTCCTTCTTCACCCCGCCCTCGGGCCGCACGTTCTGCAGCTTGAAGGGGGCGCCGACGATGGTGCCGACGGTGTGCCGCGGGTTCAGCGAGGAGTACGGGTCCTGGAAGATCATCTGCACGTCGCGGCGGAGCGGGCGCATCTGGCCCGTGCTCAGGTGCGTGATGTCCCGGCCCTGGAACTCGACCCTGCCGCCGGTGGGCTCCAGCAGCCGGGTGATCAGCCGGCCCATGGTGGACTTGCCGCAGCCGGACTCGCCGACCACGCCCAGGGTCTCGCCGGGCAGCACCTCGAAGTCGATGCCGTCCACGGCCTGCACCGCGCCGACCTTGCGCTGCATCAGGCCCTTGCGGATGGGGAAGTGCTTGGTCAGCCCGGAGACCCTGAGCAGCGGCTCGGTGCCCGCGGTGGGCTTCTTGCGCATCCGCGCGCCCGGAACGGTCGCGGTCGCCGCCGCCCCGCCGGCGTCGGCCGGCCGGTCCGCCGGGGCCTTCCCCGGGGCGTCCGCCGCGGCGTCCGCCGGGGCGTCGGCAGCCTTCCCGTCCCCCGCCTCTGTCGCCTTCTCGGCCTTCGTCTCGGGCACAGCCTCGTCCTTCACAGCTTCGGCGCAATCTCTTCGGTGTAGATGCGCTCCCGGTCTTCCTGCCGCATGTGGCAGGCGGCGAAGTGGCCGGTTCCCACCTCGCGCAGCTCGGGCCGTACGGTGCGGCTGGCGTCGTCCGCGGGCACGTCCGCGTAGGGGCAGCGGGGGTGGAACGCACAGCCGCTCGGCACGTTGATGAGGCTCGGCGGGCTGCCCTTGACCGGAATGAGCCGGTCCGTGGCCTCGCGGTCGATGCGCGGCATGGAGCCGAGCAGGCCCCAGGTGTACGGGTGCTGCGGCCGGTCGAAGATCTGCTCGGCCGAGCCCTTCTCCACGCACCGCCCGCCGTACATCACCAGGATGTCGTCGGCCAGCTCGGCGACCACGCCGAGGTCGTGGGTGATGATGATGACCGCGGAGCCGAACTCCTTCTGCAGGTCCCGGATCAGGTCGAGGATCTGCGCCTGCACGGTGACGTCGAGCGCGGTGGTCGGCTCGTCGGCGATGAGCAGTTCGGGGTTGTTCACCAGCGCCATCGCGATCATCGCGCGCTGGCGCATGCCGCCGGAGAACTGGTGCGGGTAGTCGTCGACGCGCTTGTCGGGCTGCGGGATGCCGACCCGGTCGAGCATCTCGATGGCCCGCTTGCGCGCGGTCTTCTTGTCGACGTCGTGGTGGACCCGGTACGCCTCCACGATCTGGTACCCGATCTTGTAGTACGGGTGCAGCGCGGAGAGCGGGTCCTGGAAGATCATCGACATCTCGCGGCCGCGCAGCCGGCGCACCGCGTCGGGCTCCGCGGACAGCAGTTCCTGGCCGTTGAGCCAGATCTCGCCGGAGAGCTGTGCCCGCCGCCGCTTGCCGTACTGCCCGGCGGTGTGCAGGCCCATCACCGCCAGCGAGGTGACGGACTTGCCGGAGCCGGACTCGCCCACGATGCCGAGGGTCCTGCCCTTCTCCAACTGGAAGGACAGCCCGTCGACGGACTTCACCACGCCGTCGTCGGTCGGGAAGTGGACCTTCAGGTCCCGGATGTCCAGGAACGACGACGCCTCCGTGCCGGCGGGCACCGGCTCGCCGACGGCGCCCGTCTTCGTCAGACCGGTCACGAGACCCTCACCCTCGGGTCGATGGCGGCGTACACGAAGTCGACCACCAGATTGCACATCACGATGAAGAAGGCGGCGAACAACGTCACGCCGAGGATCGGCGGCAGGTCGTTCTCGTTGATGGACTGCACCGCCCAGGAACCGACCCCGTTGAAGGAGAACACCGTCTCGGTGATCACCGCCCCGCCGAGCAGCAGCGCGAAGTCCATGCCGAAGATGGTCACGATGGGGGTCAGCGCGGAGCGCAGCCCGTGCCGGGTGATCACCACCGGCTCCTTCAGGCCCTTCGCGCGGGCGGTGCGGATGTAGTCCTCGCCCATGGTCTCCAGCATTCCGGCGCGCGTGAGTCTCGCATAGAGCGCGGAATAGAGGAACGCCAGCGAGAACCAGGGCAGCATCAACCCCTGGAACCAGCGCACCGGATTCTCGGTGAGCGGCGTGTACTCGTTGGGGAAGATCTCCCAGTTGTAGACGAAGAGCGCCAGCGCGACGGTGCCGGTGAAGAACATCGGCAGCGAGACGCCGGCCAGGGCGATGCCCATCGCCGCGCGGTCGAAGAACGACCCCGGGCGCAGCGCCGAGATCACGCCCGTCGTCACCCCGGAGATCAGCCACAGCACGGCGGCGCCGATGGCCAGCGAGGCGGTGACCGGCAGCCGGTCCAGCATCTCCGGCCAGACCTCCACGTGCTTGCGGAAGGAGTAGCCGAGGCAGGGCGCGTTGCACTGCGACGGGTCGGGGCCGAAGTTGAACTCCCGGCCGGCGAAGATGCCGCGGATGAAGTCCCAGTACTGGACGTAGACGGGATCGTCGAGGCCGAGGTTCTGCTTGACCGCTTCGATGGTCTTGGGGTCCGGGCTCTTGCCGATGTACTGCGCGGCGAGCTGGTCGGCGGAGCTGCCGGCTAGCCGCGGCAGGATGAAGAAGATGGCGTAGGTGATGGCGCTCACGACGAAGAGCAGCACCACCGCGGCCAGCAGCCGCCGGATGAGATACGCGAACACGAGGGCGTGCCTTCCACGGTCCGGGCGGCGCGGGCGGTGCCGGTGAAGGGCACCGCCCGCGCAGCCGGTGGGGGTGCTACTTCAGGCCGAGGTTCAGGTAGTCGTACTGACCACTGAACGCCTGCGAGACCACCAGGTTGGTGAGCTTGTCCGAGCGGTAGTGCAGGACCTTGAAGTAGGACAGGGGCACGATGGCCGCCGTCTCCAGCATCTTCTTGTCCACCTCGGCGTACGCCTTGGCACGGGCCGCCTGGTCCGGGTTGGCGATCGACTCGTCGAGCAGCTTGTTGATCTCCGGGTCGTCCAGGTACGAGATGTTCGTGTTACCGGACTCGCCGAGGGCGCCGCCGTTGGCGATCTGCTGCAGGAAGCCGTAGCCGCTGGGCCAGTCGGAACCCCACTGCATCATGTACAGACCGGCCTTGTTGTCCTGGGTCCACTTCCGGGAACCAGCGAAGTCGGTGAAGTACTTGCCGCCGGGGAACTTCTGGATCTCGGCGTTGATGCCGACCTTCTTCAGCGCCGCCTGGATCGCGGTGGCGTTGTCGATCTCGTCCTGCCGCTCGGTGCGCGCGGTCAGCACGGTGTCGAACCCGTCGGGCTGGCCGCACTCCTTCAGCGCGGCCTTGGCCTTCTCCACGTCGCCCTTGTTGCCCTCGGTGGCGTACGGGTCGTCGTACGCCTCGTGGCTCGGGACGTCCGGGGGCAGCGCGGTGGTGGCGATGTCGCCCTTGGGCTCGCCGCCGAGCGCGCGCATGGAGGAGTCCTTGTCGATGGCGTACTCCACGGCCTTGCGGCAGTTGACGTCATCGAAGGGCGCGAGCTGGGTGTTCATCGCCAGGTAGGTCAGGCGGCCACCGGTCGGGTTGTCGATCATGTTGGACTCGTCCCGCAGAAGCTGGGACTGCGTCTGACCGGTGACGCCGAGGGCGTCGAACATGACGTGGGTCTCGCCGGCCTCGATGTTCTTGTCGATGGTCTCGGCGTTGACCTTGAACCGGACCTCGATCTTGTCCGGGAGCTGCTTGCGGATCTTGTCCGTCTTCGGGTCCCACTGGTCGTTGCGGACCAGGGTGGCGGACTTGTCCTGCTCGAAGCTCTCGAACTTGTACGAGCCGGAGGAGACGATGTTCTTCTGGTAGTCCGAGCCGTTGTCCTTGTCCCGCGGCACCGGCGCGGTCTGGGTCATCGCGACCAGGTAGTCGAACTCCTGGAACGGCTGGGCGAGGTTGAAGACGATCGTGTGGTCGTCCGGGGTCTGGATGGAGGAGATGCCCTCTTCGCTCTTGTCCTTGTACGGACCCTTGTAGTCGTCCGGGTTCTCCAGGTACTGGGCGAAGTAGTTCGGGCCGAGGGAGAGCACGTCGCGGGCGTAGTTGCTCCGCTCGACGGCGTACTTGACGTCACCGGCCGTGATCTCGGTGCCGTCCTCGTACTTGACGCCCTTCTTGATCTTGTACGTCCAGGTCTTGCCGCCGTCGGTCGACTCACCGGGACCCTCGGCGAGGTCCGGCACCGGCTCCGCGGCCTGCGCGCCCGGGCCGGGGGCGTACGTCATGAGGGAGCGGGCGTACAGCCGGCTGAAGTTCCACACGTAGCCGTAGTACGTGTTGCCCGGGTCCATCGAGTCCGGCACGTCGGCGGACTCGTAGACGAGGGTTCCGCCCTTCTTCTCGGACGGGTTGAGCACCTTATCGATCGCCGCGTTCGCGGCGGCGCCGCCGCCCTCGCCCTCCCCGTCGTCATCGTTGCCGCCGCCGCCGCAGGCGGAGACGGTCAGCGCGACCGAGACGGCAACCGCGAGCATGGCGGCTGATTTCGACCTGAGTTTCATGGTGAGGCGTTGCCCCCTGGTTCGGAGTGATGGGACGAGAGCGGGCACGGCGGGTGCCGCACCCAGGCTGCTTCTTGGGGTCATCGGTGTCATCGGCGGCCCTTGGGATCGAGTGCGTCCCTGAGCCCGTCGCCCAAGAGGTTGAAGGCCAGCACGGACAGGAAGATCGCCACGCCCGGTACGACCATGAACATCGGATCGACCTGGTAGTAGTCGATCGCGCTGCTCAGCATGCCGCCCCAGGAGGCCTGCGGCGGCTGGATGCCCACGCCGAGGAAGCTGAGCGCCGCCTCGAAGAGGATGTTGGTCGGGATCAGCAGGGTGGAGTAGACGAGGATCGGCCCCACCAGGTTCGGCAGCAGCTCCCGGAAGAGGATGAAGGGGCCGCGTGCGCCCAGGCTCCTGGCCGCTTCGACGAACTCGCGTTCGCGCAGGCTGAGTGTCTGTCCGCGGACGATGCGGCCGATGTACGGCCAACTGAAGAAGCCGATGACGAAGATCAGCACGCCGATGTGGAGCTGCAGGCCCTTGAGCCCGAAGGCGCCGCCCTGCAGCGCGGCGGAGATGGAGATGGCGAAGAGCAGCACCGGGAAGGCCAGGAACGTGTCCATGGTCCGGCTGATGATCGTGTCCGCCCACTTGCCGTAGTAGCCGGCGATGACGCCGAGGACGGTGCCGATCACGACGGCGACCATGGTGGCGCCGAAGGCGACGAGCAGCGAGACCCAGGAGCCTTCGAGGATCCGGGTGGCGATGTCGCGGCCGAGCCGCGGCTCCACGCCCAGCGGGTGGTCCCAACTGATGCCGCCGAAGGAGCCGTACGGCGTGGCCAGGGAGGGGTCGACGAGGTCCTGGTTGAGCTTGTTGGGGTCGAGCCCGAAGATCGACTGGATCGGCCGGGAGAGCGCGGCGATCAGGATGAGGAACACCACGACGACGCCGCCGGCCATGGCGACGCGGTCGCGCTTGAGCCGCATCCAGGCGATGCGCCCGAGCGAACGGCCCTCGATCCGGCTCTTGTCCACGCCCTCGACGAGAGCTTCCGGCGTCGCCTCGGCAGCGCCGGTGGTCTCGATAGGTGCCGTCATGTTGTGGGGACCCCTCTCGAGCGGCGGCGTCCCGCCGTCGTCTGCCGCGGTAGCGGCTCATTCGCTTCGCTGGTGCAAGTCATGCAGTGGTGCCGTGATCCCTGGTGCCGTACGCGCCTGATGCCCGTAGCGTTTGGTCGTGAAGGTCTGCCGTCGCACAGGGGAACGACAGCTTCCTGCGGGGGGAGTCTTCAATGCGCCTGCGATCACTCGCCAGACCCCAAGGGGAATGGATGCGCAAACGTGATGTGATGCAGTGGATAACCGTTATCCGGACATCCGACCGCCGCTGAGCGGATCTTCGTCGGTCCGATATCAGGACACGTACGGATATAACGGGGCCGGGTCTCAGAACTGCGGAGCGGGCCCCGGCTGCCAGCCGGACTGCTGGGCGCCCCCCGCGGAGTGCGGCGGCGGATAGCCGTAACCGGCGGGCGGTGCGGCCGGGCCGCCGCCGTAGGCGCCGCGGTCGAAGAAGGGCCGGGAGTTGGCCCGCATCCACATCGCCACCGGGTCGTGGTCGTCGGCCAGCGCGACCGTGGAGACCGCCAGGCCCGGGGGCACCGCGGCCACGGACTCCTGCATCATCGCCTGCGCCGCGGCGACGGACTGCGGGCCCGTGTCGTACAGGTCGATGCCGATGGCCAGGTACGGCTCGCCGAGCGCCGGCTGCACCCAGGCGCGGCAGAGCGTGCGCACGGCGGGCGTGCGGTGGGCGGTCTGGCCCAGCAGCGCGTAGAACTGCGCGACGTCCACGACCGGCTCGGAGATCCGCAGCGGCCCCGCGGGCAGCCGCTCCAGGCCGGTGGCCACCCGGCGCAGGTCGAGCCAGGGGACGCCGACGCCGCCGCCGGCGGCGTGCGGGTCGAGCCACAGGCCCCAGCGGTCGGGGTAGAGCGCGGCGGCGATCTCGGCGCCGGCGACGGGCTCGTGGGCGCCGGCCCAGCCGCTGGCGGCCAGCTCGCCCTCGGAGCTGAAGCAGGGCGCGTAGGCGTGGCCCTCCACCTGCATGCTGCCGTACTGCGCGTCGGGCGAGTCGGGGCGGCCCTGCCAGAGCAGCATCCACACCTGCCCGGCGGCCAGCGCGGCGAGCAGCGTCTCGTACGCCTCGTACCCGCCGGGAGCCACCTGGCGGACCAACCGGTCCACGCCCGCTCCCGGCGCACTCCCGCGCGCGCCCCCGTTCACCCTGGGCCCCAACCCTTCGTCTCGGCCGCCGCCGCTCCCGGGCACGCGTGTACGCCCGGAAAGGTCATCAAACCAGCTTAGAGCCTCACCGCGTCAGGCGACCCTGATGTAGAACGGCTCGACCTTGGCCCGCATCCAGGTGATCACCGGGTCCACCGCGGCGTCGAGGAAGACCAGTTGCACCTTCCACCGCACGGGCTGTGCGCCCAGCGCCCGGCCCAGCGCCTCCACCGCCGCCTGGCGGCTCTCGTCGTACGTGTCCAGCAGCTCGACGCCGATGTAGAGCTGCTCGGGACCGCCCTCCACGCTCGCCAGCCCCCGGCGCGCGCTGCGCACCACCCCGATCCGCTCGAACTCCTCCCGGGCGACGGCCAGGAAGTCCACCGGGTCGTCCTGCCAGTCCGGCGTGAACAGCCGCACCCGGCCGCCGCGCGCCTCCCCCGGCAGCCGCGACGACGCGCGGTCCCGGCACAGCTCCGCCACCGCCGCCGGCGGCAGCGGCACGCCGACCGTGCCGCCGGGGTTGACCGCGATGCCGACCTGGGGCGGCAGTCCGCGGGCGAACTCGCGGGCCGGCGCGACGGTGAACGAGAGGTGGGAGCCGGCCACCCGCAGGAACTCCTCCTGCGAGGAGAACACGGGCACGTACGGCGCGCCGCCGATCTCCGTCGTCGGGAGGCCGAGCGAGCCGCTGTCGGGACCGCCGCCCTCGGGCAGCGGCACCCACAGGCTGCTGCGGCCCAGCACCTCCAGCAGCCGCGGCGCGGCCTGCGGGTTGCCGAGGGAGGCGGCGAGCACCTCCTCCAGCTCGTTGCCGGGGAAACCGCCCGTGGCGGGGGGCTGCGGGGAGCGGTAGTCGAAGCTCATCGGGACCAGCCAACTCTCGGGGGATGAACGTCGGCACCCTAACGGCTGCGAGCGCTCGCGGGCGAAGGTCCCGCCTGCACACGGTGGAGCCCTCTCACCCACCGAACCGCGCGACAGGGAGCCCGTTTTCCATGCGTAAGAACCGAATGGCCGGCCTCGCCGCCACCGTCGTCACCGCCGTCGCCGGCGGCGCCCTCCTGCTCGGGGCCGCCGGGCCCGTCGCCGTCGCCGCGGGCGCCGCCGGGGCCGGGCACCAGGACGGCCGGCGGGCCGCCGCTGCCCCGGCTGCCCTTACCCCGGGCGGCACCGCCCCGGGCGGCACCGCCCCGGCCGCCGCCGACGTGGACCCCGCGACGCTGCATCTGCTGGCCCGGCTCGGGCAGCTCACCGCCTGCACGGCGCGGACGGTCGAGCTGGTCCAGCAGGCCGTCGCCGACGGCGGCCGGCTGGACCCGCGCACGCTGCCCGCCTTCCGCTCGCACCTGGACGCCGTGGCCGCGGCGGCGACGGCCAAGGGCACGGTCAAGTCGATGAAGGCACAGGAGACGACCGCGCTGGCGCAGGCCGTCGCCGCGCTGCGCGAGGAGCTGGACGGGCTCGTACGGGCCGGGCGTGCGGGCGACGGGGCGGCGGTCGACGAGCGGGCCTCGGTGACCGTGGGGGCGCTGGTGCGGGTCCTCGCGGCGACGGCCGGCAGCGGGCTGGTGCCGGCGGGGCAGGTTCCGCAGGTGCCGGCGGCGAACGCGAAGGTGCCGCCGAGCCTGCCGGGGGAGGCGGGCGCGTAGCGGGCGCGGGCTCGGGTTCGGCTCGCCGCGGCAGGGTCCCGGCGCGCGGCCGGCGCGGGCTCAGCCGAAGCTGATCGAGCGCGGCGCCCCCGGCTCCCTGTCGTCCAGCACCAGCACCGAGTCGCACTCCTGGGCCGCCGGTCCCGCGGCGCGCGCCCAGTCCAGCAGCCTGCGGTGCGCCCACCGGTGCCGGGCGAAGGCGTACCGGGACACCGCGCGCCCCCGCCGCTCCTGCCGCTCCCGGGCCACGTCGGCGGGCACGTCCAGCACCACGACGTGCACCCCGCGCCCGTACCGCCGCGCCTGCCTGGTCAGCCACCAGCGCACCCACGGCAGCGTGCCGCAGTCGTGCACGACGAGGCTGCCGCCGGCGCGGACCGCCAGGCGCAGTCGCGCGTAGTGGTCGATGCGTACCAGAGGCCTGTACACCGCGTACGGCAGCCGCGCGCCCAGCTTGCGCGCCCAGCGCTCCCGCACGTACTGCGAGTCGATCAGCAGCACCGCCGCCGGCGGCCGCGTACGCCGCATGAGCGTGCTCTTGCCGCTGCCCGGCAGCCCGGAGACCACGACGATGTCCCCCGCGGGATAGCGAAGCCGCTCCCGCGAGGCCGCCTGCTCCACCGTCACGCCGCCTCCCACGCCCCGCACCGCCGCCGCCTGCCCTCCACAAGCGTCGCAACAGCGGCGGGGCTGGACAAGGACGCAACGGGCCGTGGCGGAAGACGGTCTCCCGGTTTTCTCCGCCCTGTCCGCGAGCGCGGGCCGCGTGCAATGATGGGGCCCGCCAACTGCATACCGGCCGTTCGAATCCGCGCGGGAGAGTCCCGGTGCCTCGCCGCACCGGGCGCCGAAGGAGCAAGTCCTCCCTTGAATCTCTCAGGCCCCGTCACCGCGCGGGCTAGGCAGATCTGAAAAGAGGGCCGCGCTTGGGAGCACAGCCGTGCGCCGGCGCCGGTCCCACCCAAGGTGCAAGCCACGCTCCCGCGGGATCGTGGCGAACCTCTCAGGTTCCGATGACAGATGGGGAGGACACGACCACCCCCTGTCCGGGAGCCTGACGATGACCCCTGAGAGCCCTGCACCGCGCCGTACCGCGCTCGACGCCACGCACCGCGCCCTCGGCGCCACCATGACCGACTTCGCCGGCTGGGACATGCCGCTGCGCTACGGCAGCGAGCGCGAGGAGCACGTCGCGGTGCGCACCCGCGCCGGCCTCTTCGACCTCTCCCACATGGGCGAGATCGCCGTCACCGGGCCGGGGTCCGCCGCCCTGCTGGACTACGCGCTGGTGGGCCGGCTGTCGGCCGTGCGCCCCGGCCGCGCCCGGTACACGATGATCTGCCGCGAGGACGGCGGCATCCTCGACGACCTGATCGTCTACCGGCTCGCCGAGGACGAGTTCATGATCGTCGCCAACGCCGCCAACGCCCGGGTCGTCCTGGCCGCCCTCGCCGAGCGGGCCGCCGGCTTCCCGGGCGCTCAGGTGCGCGACGACGGCGAGTCCTACGCCCTGATCGCCGTGCAGGGCCCGAAGTCGCCGGCCGTCCTGGGCCGGGTCACCGACGCGGACCTGGCGGGCCTGAAGTACTACGCGGGCCTGCCCGGCACCGTCGCCGGCGCCGGCGCGCTCATCGCCCGCACCGGCTACACCGGCGAGGACGGCTTCGAGCTGTTCGTCCGCCCCGCGGACGCGGTCGCCGTGTGGGAGGCGCTGACCGCCGCCGGGCGGGACGACGGCCTGGTGCCCTGCGGGCTCTC
Proteins encoded:
- a CDS encoding enhanced serine sensitivity protein SseB C-terminal domain-containing protein; the protein is MDRLVRQVAPGGYEAYETLLAALAAGQVWMLLWQGRPDSPDAQYGSMQVEGHAYAPCFSSEGELAASGWAGAHEPVAGAEIAAALYPDRWGLWLDPHAAGGGVGVPWLDLRRVATGLERLPAGPLRISEPVVDVAQFYALLGQTAHRTPAVRTLCRAWVQPALGEPYLAIGIDLYDTGPQSVAAAQAMMQESVAAVPPGLAVSTVALADDHDPVAMWMRANSRPFFDRGAYGGGPAAPPAGYGYPPPHSAGGAQQSGWQPGPAPQF
- the gcvT gene encoding glycine cleavage system aminomethyltransferase GcvT, whose translation is MTPESPAPRRTALDATHRALGATMTDFAGWDMPLRYGSEREEHVAVRTRAGLFDLSHMGEIAVTGPGSAALLDYALVGRLSAVRPGRARYTMICREDGGILDDLIVYRLAEDEFMIVANAANARVVLAALAERAAGFPGAQVRDDGESYALIAVQGPKSPAVLGRVTDADLAGLKYYAGLPGTVAGAGALIARTGYTGEDGFELFVRPADAVAVWEALTAAGRDDGLVPCGLSCRDTLRLEAGMPLYGHELTTALTPFDAGLGRVVKLDKPGDFVGRKALEQAAERAAAEPPRVLVGLVAEGRRVPRAGYAVVAGGRRIGEVTSGAPSPTLGKPIAMAYVDAAHAEPGPSAATGVGVDIRGSHEPYEVVALPFYTRP
- a CDS encoding ABC transporter permease; translation: MTAPIETTGAAEATPEALVEGVDKSRIEGRSLGRIAWMRLKRDRVAMAGGVVVVFLILIAALSRPIQSIFGLDPNKLNQDLVDPSLATPYGSFGGISWDHPLGVEPRLGRDIATRILEGSWVSLLVAFGATMVAVVIGTVLGVIAGYYGKWADTIISRTMDTFLAFPVLLFAISISAALQGGAFGLKGLQLHIGVLIFVIGFFSWPYIGRIVRGQTLSLREREFVEAARSLGARGPFILFRELLPNLVGPILVYSTLLIPTNILFEAALSFLGVGIQPPQASWGGMLSSAIDYYQVDPMFMVVPGVAIFLSVLAFNLLGDGLRDALDPKGRR
- a CDS encoding AAA family ATPase, translated to MTVEQAASRERLRYPAGDIVVVSGLPGSGKSTLMRRTRPPAAVLLIDSQYVRERWARKLGARLPYAVYRPLVRIDHYARLRLAVRAGGSLVVHDCGTLPWVRWWLTRQARRYGRGVHVVVLDVPADVARERQERRGRAVSRYAFARHRWAHRRLLDWARAAGPAAQECDSVLVLDDREPGAPRSISFG
- a CDS encoding enhanced serine sensitivity protein SseB; the protein is MSFDYRSPQPPATGGFPGNELEEVLAASLGNPQAAPRLLEVLGRSSLWVPLPEGGGPDSGSLGLPTTEIGGAPYVPVFSSQEEFLRVAGSHLSFTVAPAREFARGLPPQVGIAVNPGGTVGVPLPPAAVAELCRDRASSRLPGEARGGRVRLFTPDWQDDPVDFLAVAREEFERIGVVRSARRGLASVEGGPEQLYIGVELLDTYDESRQAAVEALGRALGAQPVRWKVQLVFLDAAVDPVITWMRAKVEPFYIRVA